GAACTAGGCCAGACATTCCTCCGCCTCCATTCAGACTCTTTCCCCGCCTCACACTACAGGCATTTAGCACACCATTCCcaaaatgcatgtgtgtaagaCATTTAAAGAGTGATTTCAGctgacaaaaaaatgtattttgccATTTACAGCAAACTCATTTACTATGTatagaaaaataacaaatacCAACAGGTGTATCTGTTTACAGTGCTGCCCACTCAAACTGTGTATTACACGCAATTTGAATCcaggacagaaagaagaagctCCCCCACCAACACATGGGCCTGCTACTGTTTGGCTAtagcataaaaaaacactgtttataaAACAATATCAAAAATTGGGCTTGATATAATGAAAACACCTCCCTGTTTGTCTTCATGGGTTAGGAAATGTATGGGACAAACAGTATCACAGAGAAACACTGCACACGTACTGCTCAATACACAGGAGGCATGTTATTAAACTTATTCAAACACAGTCAAACCTGCACATCATCCATGTCCTACATCAGTGAGAAAACAGGAGACTGTTGATGTTAAACAGCACAGAAGATGCCAAAAATCATTATAGTTCAGATCAAGGTCAGCAATGAGCGTGACAAggcaaatgaataaaaacaataagGTCTTCGCCTTTACCCAGGATTTTTGACAGCCAAACATCGGTGCTTAGTTTCCAACCAAGCAACCCATTCCAAACATTTGTTTCAGTCCTTAAaaaaatccttaaaaaaaacagaattaactCCAGGTGACCAGCTGGGAGCTGCTGGAGAACAGAGTCGAGGAGGATTTTCATGAGATTTCATTAAAAAGAGCAGGTTCAGTTCAGAACAGCTCTGAACAGTCAAAGGATACTCGGCTGTAGCAGGCTCGACAAATGTAATTAAACCAACTACTTTTTGTACAGCTTCCACCTGCAGTAAAAACCttcaacatgcacacagataaTCACTTTAATACCTGCAGTCAGTTCATGGACAAAACCTAAATTAGAGCAGCAAACTCCCACCCAATAACCTTAATTAACTGTGAGGATAATGACATTTCATGTGAGATACCTGGCTGAGCAGGACCACCACAGACGCTTGCTCCCCTCCTGTGATCCACTGCATTACCACTGTGATTAAAGCATCATTAAGGGGTTGCTCATTACTTCCTCTCTGTGGTCACTGCTGACAGCAGAGTGCTGTTTTCATGCAGAACAAAGAGACAAATCAATACATTAACCATGTGCAGCCACTGTGTGTCATTTATGAGAGGGGCCTCAAAGCCAGGAACACCTCTCCCACTCGAAAGCACAGTTTTTCAGTCGCTACCTTTATTTTCAGTGAGAGCTTCTTCAAAATATACAAATTAAATGTTGGTCTAAATTTCTCATATGATGTTACTGGTCTATAGCTAGCAACAATGAATGTCAGCAGAGGCTGCCCAGAGCATCACACTGCCTCCACCGCTTGCCTTCATCTGCATACCTCTGTACCAGaggtaagaaacacacacacacacacagggctgttcATGACATCAGACCAGGCTACCTCCTCTGGACTCTTATCTAACAGACTTTAATTACAAAGAGATCTGATAAGTAAAGAAAAGGTTGTGAGCTGATATGAATTCAGTTTCCATTATGGTCAGAATCCAATGTTTACATGAGAAGTTCAGTGCTTTCCCTTGAACTCCAGCAATAAATAGCTGAAAGGCTGCATTGTAAAAAGACTATTTGCTCCAGAATGGatgcataaacacattttaaaagaaggtCAGTGTAGTTGCTAATATAATGTGTTGATTGCTGCTTTTATGTCAGGAAATCCAGATAAGAGTTTGGTCAGTTTAATAAATGATGGGCGCCGTTGCTGGTGGAAGAGCTGCataccaaacagcagcagcagcagcagcagatattaACTGTTAACTCCGAGGCTCgggaaaatgacattttcacgGAGATGTAGCAGAATCATAACTGATCAGTGCAGAAGAACTGAGGCCTGGCTCATTAGGGGAGAGCTGCCATTTTGAAAGGACAGATTTTAACACAGGGCAACTTGGCCAGGTGCGATGACATTTTCTTCACACCTTTATTAACCATAGATTTTGTTGGAGGAAACGGATTTGATACTCTGCCAAAGCGCTCTCACACGGAACGCCATCCTGGATgtcaacacacagactgatgtgaGACATACCAGGGGGACGTGCAACAACAACCAGTCAGAGAGGACCTGTTCCCGaagcattacacacacacagaggagcctgCAGCCTATAAGGTCATGTGTCTTTTTCTGACAAGCCAAGGTCTAGTCAGCCAGAGTGGGAGGAGGGGTGTGGGGGTGTAATGGGGTACTTCATGGGGAGGATTTACTTTTGCCCATTAAACTGCCAGAGAAACTTCTCCTGCTTCAATGCTGCCCCATCTTATATGACCTGTCACGTCTGCCTCCtatgctctctcacacacacaattcattGGCTGCTGATGGATCCACTCGCTGCAATTCTAGCAGCGATATTGACCCTGGTGCGTAAACTCTGTGATCATTCAGCTCACACACGTTTAAAGACAGCAGGAGATGGGATggagtgataataacatgtgatcAGTATGAAAATGAAGGGAAAATATCACAGCACGGTCCTTGTATGAAGGGGTGTGGCAGCGGAGCCGCCAGAGCCAGCCATGCTCACTATATATCCAGCACAACCTGCTGCAGTGAAagcaaacatacatacatacatgtcgCACTTGGCATGCTTGTCCCACCCGCTGCTATCATCGCTACATGGAGCGTGATGGGCACGGGTGCAGGTTATCCACAGATTGGCAGGCACATGCACCTCGACGTGGGAAACACGCTGGATAGAGCTGGTAATAACGCCCACGCTCCAAAAACACAAGTCAACCCCTGCAAAGCTATATGATGTCCAACCTCTGACTGGTTGTGTAGTGCAGTGACTGCCGCTTCACGTGTGCGCATTCTTGGCATCACGCAAAATCAGAAAGGGAAACAAAGTTGGGAACAATTGCCTGTGGCATTAAGTGGCAGCTTGACTGACATGAAAACATGGCGGAGACTGCCTGCTTTTCTCTGGCCAGTGCAATGTAACTTAGCCCCTCTGTGAACTCTCCGTGCTTCTTTGATTCTgcacacccaccaccaccaccaccacaaagcTACCCTCCACACGCTGGAACCTGCGGGTTCACGAACAAGAGCTTTCTCATAAAAAGCCACACTCACCCTCTGCTGCAGCCCCGCGCTCTGTAAAGTCGCCCGAAACCCAACGCGATGCCACCGGAGAAGCCGACAATTAAGGACTCCACAACTTTCGTTGCTTCAAATGAGCATCACGGCGGCGGAAACTTAACACAGATCCATTCAAAAAAGGAAAGCGGAGAGGCTGATACGCAGCGCAGTCACTCACACAGGCTCCCATCCAGCGGGCTGGGAGTCATGCTGTGCTCGCACACACTCAGCGTGCAGCAGTTTGATTATAAAGCTTGGTCGGAGAGAAGGTCAGACAGATCTGTGTATCTGCGGCGGGGGAGATGGGCACCAGATTAAGCCGATTACAGGGTTGTAAACCTACCTTCAGGTCCTCTATTGGGGCATTTCATGCAAGGCAGCCCTGAAAAGATGCACATTAGCCGACAGTCCCACTCCTCGGCACTAGAATATCCTGCGCGTTGTGGGAAATTTCCAAGTGGCCGgacagtgtgtgagcagcagcggcgctgtgtgtatgtgtgcgtaaATGGGGAGGGGGCGATAATCCTACGGTGGGAAAGGGAGGAAATGCGTCATTATTAATGGCCCGAACGTTTTGTAGTCCATTTCGAACACTCATATCACAAGATTACACGTTATAATTAGGTGATTATATGcgtattattttatttgtatagctacaaaataaacacacacagaggagctccAAAAAAACATATGTGTATTATTTGCAAACGTTAAAAGAAAGAAGCCATGTGAAAAGCATCACCACCTGCTCAAATATTTGAGGGGCAACTCGTTTATGTTCATTTTATTATGGACTGGGTGGAGAAGGGCTAGTGACGTGCCAATATGTATCCAATGAGCATACAGGGTTCTCTAAAATGTACCTGATATATGAATGGCAAGCTCATCTTACAATATATGGCAAGAAAATACAATCAGTTATTTATTGAATGTAGTTTAAACAGACAAACTTCTGCTTGTTGTGAGTGATGTGTTCTACTGCACAGCGACAATCAGACATGAGAAATCAAGAAAATACAGGGAGAAGCAGGTTGAAGGAAAATGAAAACAGTAATGTGTTCTTTCCTTTAACCATAGAATCAAAGAAAACTTTGAGAAATTGAAATTGAAGCAGCAGACAGTATATACCAAGCTGTGAAAACTTTATTATTTTACTCTTGGAGGGTCTGCTGGGTTGAATtagtacaaaaatatatgttcAGTGATTGGAGGCAGTTGCTCCCCATGCTATAAGTGGAGACTTGTTGTCAGGGAACAGTTGCATGAACTGAACTTTGGGGGGGCAAAGCTTAGAGACCCCAGCTGGAGCAGGATAACCATAGCTAAATTCCAGACATTCTGATGGAAGCCCCTTGTTACGGTCAGAGCCGTTAACACTGTCTGAGGCCTGTCTTATTCCTGTAATCCCCACTTCCAGTAGTACTCCTATATAAACCACCAGGCATATGTGGTAGCATTTTCAAAACAACAGCATGCCACTTCCAGGCAGACATTTCTGCTTTGAAGTTTGCTGTTAATGTGTATTGATTTATAATAATTACTACAAGTTGCTTAAAACTACACAGCAATCTTTCTGGCATATCTTAGGATCACAGGACAAGATCTCAAAGATTTTGTTCTCTTGGTCAGAATTTTTTGTGCGACACTTCTGTTGTTCTGTCAGGTATAGAAGATAGATGTATGTATGAAGAAATATGTTTAAAGTTGATTGCAATGTGCAAAAAAAGCCAGTCATGTAGACATATAGACAAATGCTGCCACCTTGTGTTAAAATATGTCACGTACATCTCATGgaaataaaatgattaaaacGGATCTGTAGATTTctagaaataaataaagttggTTGTAGCAGgttttacatgttttcattcaAATTTAAGGTGAGTTGTATTTTAAGGCCAGCTGTACAAGTAGTGAAGGATTTTAATATAACCACTACATAAGTGGTTTAAAAATGATAGAATTCTAAAAATGCAATTACTGAGTTTTATTGCCCAACAGTTTTTAGGGGTAAAGCAAATATATATTCAAACATTCACGCATATACAGGATAGCTATTATATTTACAGCACAATTTCAGGATTGCTGATTCTaccttataataataataataacttaacaTAGCCTTAATTTAGTTTTTGACGTATCCTTATTTGGTTTTGGGGTAAAATAAATACCAGAAAAATTAACCAGAACTGAGCATTTGCATTAACAAAGACAACACTACTAGTCTTGCCACTGTACTACCAATGTTCATTACAAACAACATCTACTCCTCCATGCCCTCTACTTTGGGCTTAGGTTCCTTTATTTCAGACTCCATCCCTGGCAGAATTGTCCTCCTTCGTGCAGCAGTTTCTATCTTCTGCACCAGCTCCACATCCCAGGGATGAGTGACAAAGCTCAGTACCTCCACATCTTCCACCCCTCCTGCCCTCCCAACTCTCCCAGCTCGGTGGATGTAGTCTGCGTGGGATTCTGGGAAGTCATAGTTGACAACCAAGTGCACTCTGGATGTGTCCAGGCCGCGCGAAGCAATGTCTGTGCATATCAGCACATCTACCGTGCCCTTCTGGAAGGAATGAAATATTCCTGAACGCACAGCAGCCGGCATCTCCCCTTGCAGACGTCCATGCTGAACTCCCATCTCTTCAAGTGAGTAGCCTATCCAGTTGACGGTTGCAGACTTGTTGCAGAACACCAGGACAGCTCCACCTTTTTTGTCTTGCTGCAAAAGCTTCAGAGCCTGATTGAGCTCCAGGATTTTATCAGCACCCTTCACCTTCAGAAATGTCTGTTTGACATGTGGCATGAGGTAGTGCAGCATCTTGCTCTTGATGACTACCAATCTGCCAAGGTCTGTCACCTGACTAAGCACCTCCCCAACACCACCTGGGAATGTTGCCCCCACCACCAGCAGCTGGGCTTGTCCTACAGGTCCTTGTGTTTCCTTGGGATCATTAGCAATGTTTGCGTAAGAAAGGATGTTCTCTAGCATATGACAAAAGCTGGGATCAAACATGGTGTCAGCCTCGTCTATCACAAAGAACATCAGCTCACTCAAATCCAGATAATGTCTTCGCAGGGCCTTGACCAGAGCACCAGGTGTAGCCACTAAAATATCTGGAACGTCTTCCTTCAAGACCATTTTGATGTGTCCGACACCTCGCCCACCACCCACAGTTTTTGTAATCAAGTTAAACGGAGCACACAGAGTTCTGGACACAGCCGCTACTTGCTCAGCAAGCTCTCTGGACGGCACAAGAATCAAAGTGCTAATGTTGCGTGCATGTTCATCATACATTTCTGTTTGCATGTTATACTGCAGTCTATGAACAATAGGCAGGAGGTAACTCAAGGTTTTCCCACtgcctgtctctgcagcacaaAGGATGTTGTGACCTTTCATGACCTTTGGGATGGTCTGCAGCTGTACAGTGGTGGGCTGGACAATCCCGATGCTGGCCAAAACTTCCACCAGTTCCTTGCAGACATGGAGGTTATTAAACGTTACAGGTTTTTTCTGTCCAGCCTCCTTCTCCTGATTTTCAGCAACAAAGGGTGCAACAGCTTTGGTGTTGTTGATGGTGAAGTAATCACCGTCTGATCTGTTATGTTTCCAGCCCTTCGAGCAGAGCACGGGCTTCTCGAACTTTCCAAGTTGGTAGCCCGCAGACTGATTCAGATCGGAGTTCTTGCTTTGGATCAAGAGTTTGCCAGCTTTGATGGTGCTTATCCTGTTTTTGCCGCGAGCCTGCTTCACGTTTTCCACGCGCCTCTGCAAGTACCGGGGCACACGGATAATTACGGGCTCTTCTTCCAGCGTCGTTCCTGTCTTACAAAAGCGGACCTGGCTCACTGAACAATGAACACGACAGCAAGCAGATACTTTGAGGAGCTCCGAACTATAAAGTCTGCTCGAGCCAAAGGCTCTTGACGCGACCAATGCCAGATAGCCGACCTTCACAGACTGCATGTTGTTGCTGAACACACTTACTAACACCGTGAATCAGCTGCCCAGGCGAAACAAGATGGCGGACGACAAGGCGAGTAATTATATCCACTTACGAATCGTTAACAAGTCATCCttagagtttaaaaaaacaacaacggtAAAGGCAAAACATTCGCATACTCTCCTGTTTGACAGCAGTTTCGCCATGCTTTCTTGGCGAGAATTGATGATGTCAGCGGTCGCGGGTTGATGACGTACCCAGAAGCTAAACgtgcagtttttctttttttcgtTTTATTAAGAAATTCAAACACATGTACCTAGTTTAGTTCCATCATATTCCATAATAACCATAACTGTGGTACAAAAATGTAagggtttatttttattaaacaaaaagaacaaatacattaaaataaacaaattaaatgaacatttaaaataaaatattttgaaaGCCCTTTCATAGGATTTAATATATTAATACATTGTTGTTTATTAATTTCCTAATTCTTGGCTAATACTGTATGCCTTATTAAGTATTATTGGCAGAATGATAAAAGCAGGCAGCAAACTCACTGACCATCTCTAGACAAGTGTCCTGCATGATCACTGTAGCCTACTCATTTACAAGTCTTGCACATTGTATGTTCTAACGACACATCAACTAGCTGATCGCTGACCTAGTGAATCAACACCGCCTGCAGTACAGTAATGTCAGCGATTGTAATAGATTAGACCAGCGTTAGAAAAAGCACTGTCATTGACACAACAGTAACCGTCAATAAAAGTCCACATGACTTGACTGGTCAATTCACTTCAGCAAAGACTAAACACAAGTCACTACTATTAAAAACGGtggtttaatatttttaatttttcaaaaaAGTAGATCTTTATTATGTGTGTCTAAACTTAGGACACACAATAAAATGTTGCTCTAGCTTATTGAATACATATAGATAAAGACAGGCACACTTTGTTGTATGTCTGTCCTGGAGTTCTTAAGGGGATAATCCAACATTGTTGCTTTGCCACTGGTGTGTGAGCTTATAAAAAAAGGAGACTAATCTCCCCAGGCATGTATCCAGAGAGGGTCCAAAGGGGAACACAAGCCTCAGCTGTTGTTCTGCCCTGCCTCTCTCCAGTTGTCTGATGGGAATGTTGGCTGGTGTGGTGATTCAGgcatttctcttcttcttcttcttaggtTATTGTCTGCTGAACAATACCATACAAATAAACcaactgctgcatcagtgttacATCTAGCATTGATCGTATATCAGCTACCCTCAACACGTGCTGAATGAATCAGTTCAGTGATTGATTTACTGTAGCTCcagaacatcacacacactttctgtaaTAGTCTCTGAAGCCAAACCAATCCACTGGCAGCAGGAAAGCTTTTGAATGGGTTTGATGTTTCCTGTTACAGTCAAGAAACATCTAAGCATAGATACACTGTATGTACATATTTAATACTGTACATCTGCTCAATGGCTGACAGGGGGTCTGGAATGTCCAGCTCACTCATCAGACCAGTTAATGTTCAGTTTCTCAGACTGAACAAAAGAGGGCAGCATAAAACACCAAGCCAGATTTCGCCTGTAGTGCTCAACTAAGTAATTACAACAAGTGCTTATACTGCGTTGTGCTGCTTCTGATAAGTTTATAGTTGTTCACATAAGTTATCTCTGCCATTATTCTACCGGGCTTGTTTCTAATATTTGTCCATAGTGTTCACACTATGGCAC
This portion of the Parambassis ranga chromosome 3, fParRan2.1, whole genome shotgun sequence genome encodes:
- the ddx28 gene encoding putative ATP-dependent RNA helicase DDX28 gives rise to the protein MQSVKVGYLALVASRAFGSSRLYSSELLKVSACCRVHCSVSQVRFCKTGTTLEEEPVIIRVPRYLQRRVENVKQARGKNRISTIKAGKLLIQSKNSDLNQSAGYQLGKFEKPVLCSKGWKHNRSDGDYFTINNTKAVAPFVAENQEKEAGQKKPVTFNNLHVCKELVEVLASIGIVQPTTVQLQTIPKVMKGHNILCAAETGSGKTLSYLLPIVHRLQYNMQTEMYDEHARNISTLILVPSRELAEQVAAVSRTLCAPFNLITKTVGGGRGVGHIKMVLKEDVPDILVATPGALVKALRRHYLDLSELMFFVIDEADTMFDPSFCHMLENILSYANIANDPKETQGPVGQAQLLVVGATFPGGVGEVLSQVTDLGRLVVIKSKMLHYLMPHVKQTFLKVKGADKILELNQALKLLQQDKKGGAVLVFCNKSATVNWIGYSLEEMGVQHGRLQGEMPAAVRSGIFHSFQKGTVDVLICTDIASRGLDTSRVHLVVNYDFPESHADYIHRAGRVGRAGGVEDVEVLSFVTHPWDVELVQKIETAARRRTILPGMESEIKEPKPKVEGMEE